In the genome of Eschrichtius robustus isolate mEscRob2 chromosome 12, mEscRob2.pri, whole genome shotgun sequence, one region contains:
- the IQCF5 gene encoding IQ domain-containing protein F5: PRMQARTHSPPDLVGVGGSTGVEVGKEGNPLLAKPSGPKVRIMMTEEQKAAVFIQAWWRGTLVRRNLLHAALRVWIIQCWWKQKLVKLQEKRRRTSLEFYARQEWAAVKLQSWFRMWCIRLRYCRLLHAVRIIQVYWRWHSCHTRGFIQGHYDLKENQLNLQLEISLGSQACRVQHCISLPIKE; the protein is encoded by the exons CCCCGAATGCAGGCTAGGACTCATTCCCCTCCAGACCTGGTTGGTGTGGGAGGTTCCACAGGTGTGGAGGTGGGGAAAGAAGGCAACCCGCTTCTAGCTAAACCTTCTG GCCCCAAAGTAAGAATCATGATGACGGAAGAACAGAAAGCGGCTGTTTTCATCCAAGCCTGGTGGCGGGGCACCCTGGTGCGCAGGAATCTGCTGCACGCGGCTCTCAGAGTGTGGATCATTCAATGCTGGTGGAAACAGAAGCTGGTGAAGCTGCAAGAGAAGAGGCGGCGGACGTCCCTAGAATTCTACGCGCGGCAAGAATGGGCAGCTGTCAAGCTACAATCCTGGTTCCGCATGTGGTGCATCCGCCTTCGTTACTGCCGTTTGCTCCACGCTGTCCGCATCATTCAGGTCTATTGGCGCTGGCATAGTTGCCACACCCGTGGCTTTATTCAGGGCCATTACGACCTCAAAGAAAACCAACTGAATCTTCAACTTGAAATCTCTTTGGGCTCGCAAGCTTGTAGAGTACAACACTGCATATCCCTTCCAATAAAGGAATGA
- the LOC137774012 gene encoding LOW QUALITY PROTEIN: IQ domain-containing protein F1-like (The sequence of the model RefSeq protein was modified relative to this genomic sequence to represent the inferred CDS: inserted 2 bases in 1 codon) has translation MREKDQPKTINEHTKNEPQQNEELILKSLLPSPSPNLEKAEAKQENIAATKGVDDANKRSRAIPRTQNRPPISNPEVVKIQAWWRGTLVRSTLPYVAFRVWIIQGWWRHKLVKLLENRRRTALENFTRKEWXLQSWVRMWRIRWRYCRLLNAARIIQAYWRCQSCASQGFTKGHYRVTANQLHLELEVLLGSGPCIVTECIPLPIKQ, from the exons ATGCGG GAGAAGGAccagcccaaaacaattaatgaaCACACTAAAAATGAGCCTCAGCAGAATGAGGAGCTGATCTTGAAATCTTTACTGCCATCACCATCACCGAACTTAGAGAAGGCAGAG GCTAAACAAGAGAATATAGCTGCAACAAAGGGAGTAGATGATGCTAATAAGAGATCCAGAGCA ATCCCAAGAACCCAAAATAGGCCTCCCATCAGTAATCCAGAAGTAGTAAAGATCCAGGCCTGGTGGCGGGGCACCCTGGTGCGTAGCACACTGCCGTACGTGGCTTTCAGGGTGTGGATCATTCAGGGCTGGTGGAGGCATAAGCTGGTGAAGCTGCTTGAGAATAGGCGGCGGACAGCTCTGGAGAACTTTACACGGAAGGAGTG GCTGCAGTCCTGGGTCCGCATGTGGCGCATCCGTTGGCGCTACTGCCGTTTGCTCAACGCTGCCCGCATCATCCAGGCCTACTGGAGATGCCAATCCTGCGCTTCCCAGGGTTTCACCAAGGGCCACTACAGAGTCACGGCCAACCAGCTGCATCTCGAACTCGAGGTCTTGCTGGGCTCAGGGCCTTGCATTGTGACAGAGTGTATTCCCCTTCCAATAAAGCAGTGA